GTCATGATCTCGGTTGGCCCTTTCTTCTCGTTTTGCTCTACCAGCTCTCCATTTGTAAAAGCTTGATGGCTGGAGGAAGGCGATCTCCAATAACCAGGTAACAGGAGCCTCGCTCCTTAACTCTTCAATGGTTTCATACTTTATTCTTTGTGTGATTTCCCCTCCATTTCTAGATTTTGATATTGCTTTTTTAAGTAGTCCACCTGCAATTTCAGGTAATCTCTTTCTTCTTCAATTGTTTTAAAGTTTGTGCGAGGTCTGCCTTTAAGAGGGCTTGTCCCACTGCCACTTCGGGTATCAAACGAATCACCGTTCTTCCACTTTTTCACCCAGACTTTAAGCTGCGTACAATTTCGTATTCCCAATTCTTCCGCTAGTGCTTTGTAACTTTTAGATCCGTTAACGTATTTCATCACGGCGTCCTGCTTAAACTCGTTTG
This Pseudalkalibacillus berkeleyi DNA region includes the following protein-coding sequences:
- a CDS encoding transposase, whose translation is MAKKGQRFQTYTNEFKQDAVMKYVNGSKSYKALAEELGIRNCTQLKVWVKKWKNGDSFDTRSGSGTSPLKGRPRTNFKTIEEERDYLKLQVDYLKKQYQNLEMEGKSHKE